In a genomic window of Buteo buteo chromosome 29, bButBut1.hap1.1, whole genome shotgun sequence:
- the RHOT2 gene encoding mitochondrial Rho GTPase 2 isoform X1 codes for MKRDVRILLLGEAQVGKTSLIMALVGEEFPEEVPPRAEEITIPADVTPEKVPTHIVDYSESEQTEDELQEEIAKANVVCVVYDVTKEATIEKIRTKWIPMVNGGVEKGSRIPIILVGNKSDLQVGSSMDVILPIMNQFSEIETCVECSAKNLKNISELFYYAQKAVLHPTAPLYDPEEKQLKPACARALTRIFNLSDQDNNQILSDDELNYFQKSCFGNPLAPQALEDVKMVVWKNTTDGVQDNGLTLNGFLFLNTLFIQRGRHETTWTILRRFGYDDELALTDDYLYPQFRLPPGCSTELNHLGYQFLQRLFEKHDKDQDGALSPIELQNFFSVFPCVPWGPELYNTVCTTDKGLLSLHGFLCQWTLVAYLDVRHCLECLGYLGYPILSEQDSQTQALTVTREKRIDLEKGQTQRNVFLCKVLGARGAGKSAFLQAFLGRSLAAQRENPGEPSLYVINTVQVNGQEKYLILYEVSADTKFVKPSDTACDVACFIYDLSDPRSFSYCASIYKQHYMDSQIPCVFVASKTDLPEASQQPGLSPAEFCYKHCLPPPFLFSCHSQGPPSTTVYTKLATAATFPHLNAVELGAASFWLRVALGATVTALVGFTLYRVLAKNK; via the exons atGAAGCGGGACGTGCGCATCCTCCTGCTGGGGGAGG CCCAGGTGGGGAAGACATCTCTGATCATGGCTCTGGTGGGCGAGGAATTTCCTGAAGAG GTGCCTCCTCGAGCAGAGGAGATCACGATCCCGGCTGATGTCACCCCTGAGAAGGTCCCCACACACATAGTGGACTACTCAG AGTCAGAGCAGACGGAGgatgagctgcaggaggagatcGCTAAG GCTAACGTGGTCTGCGTGGTTTACGATGTCACCAAGGAGGCCACGATCGAGAAG ATTCGCACAAAGTGGATCCCCATGGTGAACGGGGGAGTTGAAAAGGGCTCCAG GATCCCCATTATTTTAGTGGGAAACAAGTCTGACCTGCAGGTGGGGAGCTCCATGGATGTCATCCTGCCCATCATGAACCAGTTCTCAGAGATCGAGACCTGTGTGGAG TGCTCTGCCAAGAACCTCAAGAACATCTCTGAGCTCTTCTACTATGCCCAGAAAGCAGTGCTGCACCCCACCGCTCCCCTCTACGACCCAGAGGAGAAGCAG CTGAAACCTGCGTGTGCACGAGCGTTGACCCGGATTTTCAACCTCTCGGACCAAGATAACAACCAGATCCTTAGCGATGATGAACTCAACTACTTCCAG AAGTCCTGCTTTGGAAACCCACTGGCTCCCCAAGCCCTAGAGGACGTAAAGATGGTTGTGTGGAAGAACACCACAGACGGGGTGCAGGACAACGGCTTGACATTGAATG GCTTCCTTTTCCTCAACACACTCTTCATCCAGAGGGGCCGGCACGAGACCACCTGGACCATCCTTCGCCGTTTTGGCTACGATGATGAGCTGGCACTGACAGATGACTATCTCTACCCACA GTTCCGCCTTCCCCCTGGCTGCTCCACAGAGCTCAACCACTTGGGCTACCAGTTCCTGCAGCGGCTGTTTGAGAAGCATGACAAG GACCAGGATGGAGCCCTGTCACCCATAGAGCTGCAGAACTTCTTCAGTGTCTTCCCCTGTGTGCCCTGGGGCCCCGAGCTCTACAACACGGTATGCACCACTGATAAAGGCCTGCTTTCCCTGCATGGATTCCTCTGCCAGTGGAC GCTTGTGGCTTACCTGGATGTGCGGCACTGCCTGGAGTGCCTGGGCTACCTGGGCTACCCCATTCTCTCGGAGCAGGACTCCCAGACACAAGCCCTCACGG TGACCCGGGAGAAGAGGATTGACCTGGAGAAAGGCCAGACCCAGAGAAACGTCTTCCTCTGCAAGGTGCTGGGAGCCAGGGGTGCAGGCAAGTCTGCCTTCCTGCAGGCCTTCCTCGGCAGGAGCCTCGCG GCCCAGAGGGAGAACCCAGGAGAGCCATCCCTCTACGTGATCAACACGGTGCAGGTCAACGGCCAGGAAAAGTACCTTATA ctgtATGAGGTCAGTGCCGACACGAAGTTTGTGAAGCCGTCGGACACAGCCTGCGATGTCGCCTGCTTCATCTATGACCTGAGTGACCCCAGATCCTTCAGCTACTGTGCCAGTATTTATAAG CAACACTACATGGACAGCCAGATCCCCTGCGTCTTCGTGgcctccaagacagacctgccagAAGCAAGTCAGCAGCCTGGACTCTCCCCTGCTGAGTTCTGCTACAAGCACTGCCTCCCGCCgcccttcctcttctcctgccACAGCCAGGGTCCGCCCAGCACCACCGTCTACACCAAGCTGGCCACCGCCGCCACCTTCCC CCACTTGAACGCCGTGGAGCTGGGAGCCGCATCCTTCTGGCTCCGGGTGGCTCTGGGGGCCACGGTGACTGCTCTGGTAGGGTTCACGCTGTACCGCGTGCTAGCCAAGAACAAATGA
- the RHOT2 gene encoding mitochondrial Rho GTPase 2 isoform X3: protein MKRDVRILLLGEAQVGKTSLIMALVGEEFPEESLLALQVPPRAEEITIPADVTPEKVPTHIVDYSESEQTEDELQEEIAKANVVCVVYDVTKEATIEKIRTKWIPMVNGGVEKGSRIPIILVGNKSDLQVGSSMDVILPIMNQFSEIETCVECSAKNLKNISELFYYAQKAVLHPTAPLYDPEEKQLKPACARALTRIFNLSDQDNNQILSDDELNYFQKSCFGNPLAPQALEDVKMVVWKNTTDGVQDNGLTLNGFLFLNTLFIQRGRHETTWTILRRFGYDDELALTDDYLYPQFRLPPGCSTELNHLGYQFLQRLFEKHDKDQDGALSPIELQNFFSVFPCVPWGPELYNTVCTTDKGLLSLHGFLCQWTLVAYLDVRHCLECLGYLGYPILSEQDSQTQALTVTREKRIDLEKGQTQRNVFLCKVLGARGAGKSAFLQAFLGRSLAAQRENPGEPSLYVINTVQVNGQEKYLILYEVSADTKFVKPSDTACDVACFIYDLSDPRSFSYCASIYKQHYMDSQIPCVFVASKTDLPEASQQPGLSPAEFCYKHCLPPPFLFSCHSQGPPSTTVYTKLATAATFPHLNAVELGAASFWLRVALGATVTALVGFTLYRVLAKNK, encoded by the exons atGAAGCGGGACGTGCGCATCCTCCTGCTGGGGGAGG CCCAGGTGGGGAAGACATCTCTGATCATGGCTCTGGTGGGCGAGGAATTTCCTGAAGAG AGTCTGCTGGCTTTGCAGGTGCCTCCTCGAGCAGAGGAGATCACGATCCCGGCTGATGTCACCCCTGAGAAGGTCCCCACACACATAGTGGACTACTCAG AGTCAGAGCAGACGGAGgatgagctgcaggaggagatcGCTAAG GCTAACGTGGTCTGCGTGGTTTACGATGTCACCAAGGAGGCCACGATCGAGAAG ATTCGCACAAAGTGGATCCCCATGGTGAACGGGGGAGTTGAAAAGGGCTCCAG GATCCCCATTATTTTAGTGGGAAACAAGTCTGACCTGCAGGTGGGGAGCTCCATGGATGTCATCCTGCCCATCATGAACCAGTTCTCAGAGATCGAGACCTGTGTGGAG TGCTCTGCCAAGAACCTCAAGAACATCTCTGAGCTCTTCTACTATGCCCAGAAAGCAGTGCTGCACCCCACCGCTCCCCTCTACGACCCAGAGGAGAAGCAG CTGAAACCTGCGTGTGCACGAGCGTTGACCCGGATTTTCAACCTCTCGGACCAAGATAACAACCAGATCCTTAGCGATGATGAACTCAACTACTTCCAG AAGTCCTGCTTTGGAAACCCACTGGCTCCCCAAGCCCTAGAGGACGTAAAGATGGTTGTGTGGAAGAACACCACAGACGGGGTGCAGGACAACGGCTTGACATTGAATG GCTTCCTTTTCCTCAACACACTCTTCATCCAGAGGGGCCGGCACGAGACCACCTGGACCATCCTTCGCCGTTTTGGCTACGATGATGAGCTGGCACTGACAGATGACTATCTCTACCCACA GTTCCGCCTTCCCCCTGGCTGCTCCACAGAGCTCAACCACTTGGGCTACCAGTTCCTGCAGCGGCTGTTTGAGAAGCATGACAAG GACCAGGATGGAGCCCTGTCACCCATAGAGCTGCAGAACTTCTTCAGTGTCTTCCCCTGTGTGCCCTGGGGCCCCGAGCTCTACAACACGGTATGCACCACTGATAAAGGCCTGCTTTCCCTGCATGGATTCCTCTGCCAGTGGAC GCTTGTGGCTTACCTGGATGTGCGGCACTGCCTGGAGTGCCTGGGCTACCTGGGCTACCCCATTCTCTCGGAGCAGGACTCCCAGACACAAGCCCTCACGG TGACCCGGGAGAAGAGGATTGACCTGGAGAAAGGCCAGACCCAGAGAAACGTCTTCCTCTGCAAGGTGCTGGGAGCCAGGGGTGCAGGCAAGTCTGCCTTCCTGCAGGCCTTCCTCGGCAGGAGCCTCGCG GCCCAGAGGGAGAACCCAGGAGAGCCATCCCTCTACGTGATCAACACGGTGCAGGTCAACGGCCAGGAAAAGTACCTTATA ctgtATGAGGTCAGTGCCGACACGAAGTTTGTGAAGCCGTCGGACACAGCCTGCGATGTCGCCTGCTTCATCTATGACCTGAGTGACCCCAGATCCTTCAGCTACTGTGCCAGTATTTATAAG CAACACTACATGGACAGCCAGATCCCCTGCGTCTTCGTGgcctccaagacagacctgccagAAGCAAGTCAGCAGCCTGGACTCTCCCCTGCTGAGTTCTGCTACAAGCACTGCCTCCCGCCgcccttcctcttctcctgccACAGCCAGGGTCCGCCCAGCACCACCGTCTACACCAAGCTGGCCACCGCCGCCACCTTCCC CCACTTGAACGCCGTGGAGCTGGGAGCCGCATCCTTCTGGCTCCGGGTGGCTCTGGGGGCCACGGTGACTGCTCTGGTAGGGTTCACGCTGTACCGCGTGCTAGCCAAGAACAAATGA
- the RHOT2 gene encoding mitochondrial Rho GTPase 2 isoform X2 encodes MALVGEEFPEEVPPRAEEITIPADVTPEKVPTHIVDYSESEQTEDELQEEIAKANVVCVVYDVTKEATIEKIRTKWIPMVNGGVEKGSRIPIILVGNKSDLQVGSSMDVILPIMNQFSEIETCVECSAKNLKNISELFYYAQKAVLHPTAPLYDPEEKQLKPACARALTRIFNLSDQDNNQILSDDELNYFQKSCFGNPLAPQALEDVKMVVWKNTTDGVQDNGLTLNGFLFLNTLFIQRGRHETTWTILRRFGYDDELALTDDYLYPQFRLPPGCSTELNHLGYQFLQRLFEKHDKDQDGALSPIELQNFFSVFPCVPWGPELYNTVCTTDKGLLSLHGFLCQWTLVAYLDVRHCLECLGYLGYPILSEQDSQTQALTVTREKRIDLEKGQTQRNVFLCKVLGARGAGKSAFLQAFLGRSLAAQRENPGEPSLYVINTVQVNGQEKYLILYEVSADTKFVKPSDTACDVACFIYDLSDPRSFSYCASIYKQHYMDSQIPCVFVASKTDLPEASQQPGLSPAEFCYKHCLPPPFLFSCHSQGPPSTTVYTKLATAATFPHLNAVELGAASFWLRVALGATVTALVGFTLYRVLAKNK; translated from the exons ATGGCTCTGGTGGGCGAGGAATTTCCTGAAGAG GTGCCTCCTCGAGCAGAGGAGATCACGATCCCGGCTGATGTCACCCCTGAGAAGGTCCCCACACACATAGTGGACTACTCAG AGTCAGAGCAGACGGAGgatgagctgcaggaggagatcGCTAAG GCTAACGTGGTCTGCGTGGTTTACGATGTCACCAAGGAGGCCACGATCGAGAAG ATTCGCACAAAGTGGATCCCCATGGTGAACGGGGGAGTTGAAAAGGGCTCCAG GATCCCCATTATTTTAGTGGGAAACAAGTCTGACCTGCAGGTGGGGAGCTCCATGGATGTCATCCTGCCCATCATGAACCAGTTCTCAGAGATCGAGACCTGTGTGGAG TGCTCTGCCAAGAACCTCAAGAACATCTCTGAGCTCTTCTACTATGCCCAGAAAGCAGTGCTGCACCCCACCGCTCCCCTCTACGACCCAGAGGAGAAGCAG CTGAAACCTGCGTGTGCACGAGCGTTGACCCGGATTTTCAACCTCTCGGACCAAGATAACAACCAGATCCTTAGCGATGATGAACTCAACTACTTCCAG AAGTCCTGCTTTGGAAACCCACTGGCTCCCCAAGCCCTAGAGGACGTAAAGATGGTTGTGTGGAAGAACACCACAGACGGGGTGCAGGACAACGGCTTGACATTGAATG GCTTCCTTTTCCTCAACACACTCTTCATCCAGAGGGGCCGGCACGAGACCACCTGGACCATCCTTCGCCGTTTTGGCTACGATGATGAGCTGGCACTGACAGATGACTATCTCTACCCACA GTTCCGCCTTCCCCCTGGCTGCTCCACAGAGCTCAACCACTTGGGCTACCAGTTCCTGCAGCGGCTGTTTGAGAAGCATGACAAG GACCAGGATGGAGCCCTGTCACCCATAGAGCTGCAGAACTTCTTCAGTGTCTTCCCCTGTGTGCCCTGGGGCCCCGAGCTCTACAACACGGTATGCACCACTGATAAAGGCCTGCTTTCCCTGCATGGATTCCTCTGCCAGTGGAC GCTTGTGGCTTACCTGGATGTGCGGCACTGCCTGGAGTGCCTGGGCTACCTGGGCTACCCCATTCTCTCGGAGCAGGACTCCCAGACACAAGCCCTCACGG TGACCCGGGAGAAGAGGATTGACCTGGAGAAAGGCCAGACCCAGAGAAACGTCTTCCTCTGCAAGGTGCTGGGAGCCAGGGGTGCAGGCAAGTCTGCCTTCCTGCAGGCCTTCCTCGGCAGGAGCCTCGCG GCCCAGAGGGAGAACCCAGGAGAGCCATCCCTCTACGTGATCAACACGGTGCAGGTCAACGGCCAGGAAAAGTACCTTATA ctgtATGAGGTCAGTGCCGACACGAAGTTTGTGAAGCCGTCGGACACAGCCTGCGATGTCGCCTGCTTCATCTATGACCTGAGTGACCCCAGATCCTTCAGCTACTGTGCCAGTATTTATAAG CAACACTACATGGACAGCCAGATCCCCTGCGTCTTCGTGgcctccaagacagacctgccagAAGCAAGTCAGCAGCCTGGACTCTCCCCTGCTGAGTTCTGCTACAAGCACTGCCTCCCGCCgcccttcctcttctcctgccACAGCCAGGGTCCGCCCAGCACCACCGTCTACACCAAGCTGGCCACCGCCGCCACCTTCCC CCACTTGAACGCCGTGGAGCTGGGAGCCGCATCCTTCTGGCTCCGGGTGGCTCTGGGGGCCACGGTGACTGCTCTGGTAGGGTTCACGCTGTACCGCGTGCTAGCCAAGAACAAATGA